Genomic window (Marinobacter sp. F4206):
AACCCTCCCGCACGGCGAATCTGAGCTGGCGAGGCTCGGCCTGGAACTGGTTCCATTCGAGGGTTCCCGGTTGCCGCGCCTGAAAGATTGTCACGTCGCCCTGGCCTGTGAGTTATATGAGATCAAAGAGATTGGCGCGGCACCACAGAGTCTGGTCTTTGGGCTTGTGAAGGGCGCCTACGTTGCGGATCAGGCGGTTAGTTACGACGATCAGAATCGCCTTCGGATTGATGGCTCCGCGATCGATCCCATCGGCCGGCTGGGTGGCAGTGAGTACGTGACCTTCGGTGATATAGTGAAAGTGCCTCGCCCTTCCTGAAAACACAGAGACGGTGGCTTCCGTGGACCAACTCAATCTCAGACATCTTTATTATTTCTGGATGATCAGCCGGGAGGGTTCCATTGCCAGAGCCAGTGAGGTATTGGAACTCGCGCCGCAGACTCTGAGTGGGCAATTGGCAACGTTTGAATCTTCCCTCGGAGGCCTTCTTTTTCAGCGGGAAAGGCGCAAACTGATCCTGACGGATCTGGGGCGGACGGTTCTGAGTTATGCTGAGGAGATTTTTGCGCTTGCCGGGGAGCTCAACGAAACCCTTCGCCTGGCACCTTCTGATCGCCCGCTGACCCTTTCTGCAGGCGTCTCGGCCTCCATTCATAAGCTGATCGCCTATTACCTGCTGCAACCGGCGTTGGTCCTGCGCAGGCCGGTTCAGCTGAACTGCCAGACCGGTGGTCCTGAAGATCTACTGTTGCGGCTGAAGCGCAAGGAGCTGGATATCGTGCTTATCGATCGAATGCCCAGTCTCGATGAGCGGGGTGGTTTCGCGGTGCACGCGCTGGCGGGTTCGACCATCAGCCTTTTCGCTTCCCCGGCCATGGCGCGGCGACTGCGGGAGGGTTTTCCGGCTTCATTAAACGGTGAGCCATTACTGGCGAATGCAACGGATGCTCCCTATTTCGAAAAACTCATGAACTGGTTTTCGCTCCAGGGGGTTCGAATGAACCTGGTGGCTCGAATCGACGACAGTGCACTGATCAAGGTGTTCGGGCGCCAGGGATTGGGCGTGTTCGCGGCGCCGACCGCGATCAGCGAAGAGGTTTGCCGGCAATACGAGGTTGAGCAGATCGCATCCATTGCGGATGTGAAGGATGAGCTGTTTGCGATTACCCGTGGAAAAAACCCGGCGCATGATGGCGTGCGTGCTATTTGCCAGGGCAACGTAAGTTTCCAGCCTATCTACAAAGCATCCAAATAATCGAGCTAATCGGATTATAAAAGCTTATTTTGTCGAGCTCTGAATCTGTCCATCATGAAGCCGTGTTGGGCACGATTGCAGAGGAGCACTTGCCATGAAGACTATCCATAAATTTCGACTGGAGCCGGGTAAAGAGCCGACCACGCTGCCGCTACGTGAGGGGTCCCGGGTTGTTCGGTGTGAGTACCTTGTTCCGGATAAATCAGTCTATCTTTGGGTGGAGCAGCCCCTGAGCATCGGCGCTCGTACTCTTGAACGGCAATTCCGGGTCGCATTCTCGGGGGAACCGGTTCCCGATAACTACGTGTACCTGGATACCGCATTGGATCCCTTTGGCCCCGAGGCCTACCACGTATTTGAGCTTCCTGCGGCGGACCACGAGCTTGGCACCAGAGGCGCCGGCGCCGATGTTCTGTCCGGTACTGACTGGCGGCAGACGGCATTATCCTGACGATCTGACTAGGCCCTTCGGGGCCTTTTTTTGCGCTTTTTTTCCGAGCTAAGCGTACTTTCCCGCTACACTGTGGTTTATCAAAAGAGGGTGGGAGGTCAGGCCATGATACGAGCGATCGCTGTTTCCGGAATTGTATTCCTGGCGTCCTGTACCGGGGTCCCGGAGGGTATCCAGCCGGTTACGGGGTTAAACGTGGACCGGTATCTGGGCACCTGGTACGAGATCGCCCGACTTGATCACTCGTTCGAGGAGGGGCTTAGCAGAGTCACCGCCGAATATACATTGATGGACGATGGCAGTATCAAGGTGACGAATCGGGGATACGACGCCCAAAAGGGGGAGTGGAGCGTGGCCGATGGCAGGGCTGTGTTCGCTGATGACCGAGAGACCGGACACTTGGAGGTGTCGTTCTTCGGGCCGTTCTACAGTTCCTACGTGGTATTCGAGCTGGATAAATCCGGTTATCAGTACGCCTATATCACCGGTTATAACCGGGAGTATCTCTGGTTCCTGTCCCGGACGCCCGAGGTATCCGATACCGCGATGCGCGATTTTCGACAGCGGGCGAGGGAAGAGGGCTTCAACCTGGACGAGCTGATCACGGTTGATCAGAGCCCGGTGCCCGGCCAATAGCGGGTGATATCAGATCGGAAGGTGACCGGTTTTAACCCAGATAATGGTTTCCTGCTCAACAAACGGGTGGTGTTCGCTCAAATGTGGGCTGCGTATCCAGGTGCCTGCTGGATACCGCCCGTGTTCGTCACAGAATTCGCCGCTCAGCACGAAAATTTCTTCGCCGCCGAAATGCCGGTGGGGCTGGAAACGTTCGTGAGCCGGCCATTTCACAAGGGCAACGTGCTCATGCTCGAATTCATGGAGAGGCATGACTTCCAGGCCGCCGATGCCGGGCAACCACGGCGCCGAACGAGTGTCTATGCGAACTGTGTTGAGATCCCGGGGATCAAACTGATGCAACTTCACCAGTAGCGTGCATCCCTCTTCGCTGAAGGGCGCGTGGCCGCTTCCCGGAGGGTTGCGAAGATAAGTGCCCGCTGGATAGTCGCCGGTTTCATCCGAAAACACGCCGTCGAGTACCAGAATTTCCTCGCCAAGAGGATGCTCGTGTCTCTTGAATGAGGCGCCCGGCTCATAACGAACGACGCTGGTAGCGTGACCCCGCTCTGCCTCCTCTCTGGCCAGGGGCTTTCTGAGGACACCACCGGAAGGGCTTGAAATCCAGTCCTCGTCTTGGGAACGGATAACCACTCGTTGGGAAAAATCCATGTTCAGCATGGGTCGCCTTTAAGAGCTATTTGATCAGGTTTTGTATATCGCGAAATCTTGGGTGCTTGCTGTCACGCATCCACTCGAACGCTGCCATCTCCACCGTGACGATTCTCGCTCCGCTCTGGAGCAGTCGGTCCAATGCGACGTCCCGGTCAAATTCGTTCCGGGAACCCGTCGCATCTGCCACAACCCAGACCTTGAAGCCGGCATCCAGCAGACTGAGGGCTGTCTGCAGCATGCAAACGTGAGTTTCACAGCCTCCGATAACAACCTGTTGTCGACCTTCGGGCAGGTTGTCTATCAGCCCATCCGGGCACGCATCGAAATGGTGTTTGCTGATGACCTGTTGGGCGAGCTCCCGCACCGCTTCCACATTTCGGCCCAGTTTATCCGGTAATTGCTCAGTTGCCAGAACAGGCACATCCAACAGTCCAGCTATCATCGCCAGGGTATGACACCGGTCGACGACTTCCTGGCCATGACTGATGGCCGGCATCAGCTTTTCCTGGAGATCGATTAGCACCAGAGTGGATTGATCCGCTTTCATCAGCATGGCGTTGCTCCTGTGGCCCTCGTCGAAAGGCATCGTATCCTCATGATCATACGTGGGGAATGCAACAGCGTATTCATTCCGATCGTAAACCCGGACATCATTAACGGTCTTTTTTAACGATAGCCCTCAAACTGCTCAAGGGGTAAACGAATTCTGGCGGCACTGGAAAAATTTGGAGGAATTGATCAAAGGGAGTTGCCAAACGCCGGAAAAACCATTAGAGTTTGCGCCCTCAAATGAGCGACAAGATTGCTGATTTGAAACAGTTTATTGGAGAGGTGGCCGAGTGGCTGAAGGCGCACGCCTGGAAAGTGTGTATACGTTAATAGCGTATCGAGGGTTCGAATCCCTCCCTCTCCGCCAATTAAGAACCCCGTCAGAAATGACGGGGTTTTTTATTGGATTAAGATCCTCGGCAGTCACCCATCCGATTTCAGTCAACCCTACCATGGCAACGGAAGATCGCTCTGTTTGGCGATGGCTTTTAACTGTTCGGTAAGCCATGGATCCAAATGGACACCCTGCGTCGATATTTCCTGATAGGTTTGCCATCGAAGCTCACCCGGAACACGACCCCCCGCCTGATGAACTTCATCAATCAATCCTTCAAGGCGCGTATAAAAGCTTTCGAGGCTCATCAGTTTTTCAATACTGATGGCCATCATTAAATGGCCGTTTCCAGCAGGGCCGGTCATGTCATTGTGCATGGAGCGCAATTCATGAGTAATCCCGGCGCCAGTGATCAAGGCGCTCAATAATTCCACCGCGAATCCCAGGGCAAAACCCTTTCCACCCGCCATCGGACTTATTCCACCCCGGGGAAAACCGTCGGTGTGGTCCTGGGCGTGGCTGTTTGTAACCGTGCCCCGGTATTCTGCGCCCTGTTCTGCCTTGGTGATCGTTGAGCCTGCGGTGGCTGAGGTAGCCATATCGATCACGACATGTTGGCCATTTTGGCGGGGGCAACCAATAGCCAGCGGGTTCGTACCCCACACCATGGTTGTGCCGCCCGGTGGAACCACCTTTGGAATGGAATTGCTGAAACATAAGCCGACCATCTGCTTTTCAGCGGCTTGAAAAACATAATAACCTGCGGGACCTAGATGGCTGCTATTGGCAACGGCCACACAGCCAATGCCCTGAGAGGCTGCCAGTTCGATGGCTTTTGCCATGGCCTGTTCAGCGACAACATAGCCAAGCCCAGCCTGCCCATCGACCTTACACAAAGCTGGCGCAGCTGCAGCAAACTCCAGCGCCACAGGGGTGGTATGCAAGCCATTCTGTAGTCGCTCTACCATCATAGGCAAACGCCAAATACCTTGCGTGTCGCGGCCCATGGCGTCGCTCCAGATCATGATGTTGGCCTGTGTTTTGGCCTCTTGCAGATCTGCACCGGCAGCCACTAAGGCACCAACAATAAAGGTTCTTAGGGAAGAGGTGGATGCATTCATGAATTTGCGTGTCGGCTGGTGAGCAGTCGGGCAATCCGAGGCAACACGTTTTTCCTGAACATGAATAAGAAAGGCCGGATATCCGCGAATGACCAATAAGGGAATACCTTGGGATGTTGCAAACTACGAAACCATTCAAGAAAGCTAAGCTCACCTAATTTCCGCAAATCCCTGTAGGCGTCGAAATCATCATCCCAGTACCAGTAATATAAGTGCTCTCGGTAACCTTCAAATTCTGGGCATTGCTGCCCCGTCAGATGGCGGTAGATTAAACCGGCAATATCCACTCCACTTTGAAAAACCTGCTCTTGTGCGGCTGTGAAACGGGCATTACATTCGATGATTTTTAGTTTCCCGTCACGAAGGTCCCGCTTGAATTCGACGTTACCCAACCCCCTGAAATTTATACCCCGAAAGAACCGCCGTCCGGCTTCAGCGGTTTCAGGTAACCACTCAGTTGCATGCAGGGAACCTCGTCCGAAGTTTTTTGGTGAGCGTCTGATTATCCGCTTGGTAAAAGAGAAATACTCTTTAGCGTTGTCATCCATGTAGGTGTAAT
Coding sequences:
- a CDS encoding flavin reductase family protein translates to MFIDFDEMNPADVYHALTQTVIPRPVAWVLSENPDGDYNLAPFSFFTPITSNPPLLMFSVGRKPTDNAFKDTRVNIEERGDFVVHIAHRELAAAMTETSRTLPHGESELARLGLELVPFEGSRLPRLKDCHVALACELYEIKEIGAAPQSLVFGLVKGAYVADQAVSYDDQNRLRIDGSAIDPIGRLGGSEYVTFGDIVKVPRPS
- a CDS encoding LysR family transcriptional regulator, whose amino-acid sequence is MDQLNLRHLYYFWMISREGSIARASEVLELAPQTLSGQLATFESSLGGLLFQRERRKLILTDLGRTVLSYAEEIFALAGELNETLRLAPSDRPLTLSAGVSASIHKLIAYYLLQPALVLRRPVQLNCQTGGPEDLLLRLKRKELDIVLIDRMPSLDERGGFAVHALAGSTISLFASPAMARRLREGFPASLNGEPLLANATDAPYFEKLMNWFSLQGVRMNLVARIDDSALIKVFGRQGLGVFAAPTAISEEVCRQYEVEQIASIADVKDELFAITRGKNPAHDGVRAICQGNVSFQPIYKASK
- a CDS encoding lipocalin family protein is translated as MIRAIAVSGIVFLASCTGVPEGIQPVTGLNVDRYLGTWYEIARLDHSFEEGLSRVTAEYTLMDDGSIKVTNRGYDAQKGEWSVADGRAVFADDRETGHLEVSFFGPFYSSYVVFELDKSGYQYAYITGYNREYLWFLSRTPEVSDTAMRDFRQRAREEGFNLDELITVDQSPVPGQ
- a CDS encoding cupin domain-containing protein translates to MLNMDFSQRVVIRSQDEDWISSPSGGVLRKPLAREEAERGHATSVVRYEPGASFKRHEHPLGEEILVLDGVFSDETGDYPAGTYLRNPPGSGHAPFSEEGCTLLVKLHQFDPRDLNTVRIDTRSAPWLPGIGGLEVMPLHEFEHEHVALVKWPAHERFQPHRHFGGEEIFVLSGEFCDEHGRYPAGTWIRSPHLSEHHPFVEQETIIWVKTGHLPI
- a CDS encoding isochorismatase family protein; its protein translation is MLMKADQSTLVLIDLQEKLMPAISHGQEVVDRCHTLAMIAGLLDVPVLATEQLPDKLGRNVEAVRELAQQVISKHHFDACPDGLIDNLPEGRQQVVIGGCETHVCMLQTALSLLDAGFKVWVVADATGSRNEFDRDVALDRLLQSGARIVTVEMAAFEWMRDSKHPRFRDIQNLIK
- a CDS encoding Ldh family oxidoreductase — its product is MNASTSSLRTFIVGALVAAGADLQEAKTQANIMIWSDAMGRDTQGIWRLPMMVERLQNGLHTTPVALEFAAAAPALCKVDGQAGLGYVVAEQAMAKAIELAASQGIGCVAVANSSHLGPAGYYVFQAAEKQMVGLCFSNSIPKVVPPGGTTMVWGTNPLAIGCPRQNGQHVVIDMATSATAGSTITKAEQGAEYRGTVTNSHAQDHTDGFPRGGISPMAGGKGFALGFAVELLSALITGAGITHELRSMHNDMTGPAGNGHLMMAISIEKLMSLESFYTRLEGLIDEVHQAGGRVPGELRWQTYQEISTQGVHLDPWLTEQLKAIAKQSDLPLPW